Proteins from a genomic interval of Youhaiella tibetensis:
- the prfB gene encoding peptide chain release factor 2 (programmed frameshift) → MRAEIEKVIGEIEQVVSLLRRHLDWDTAQPRLDELNARSESPDFWNDPEKARELMRERDELDVQIKAVKELESGIRDNSELIEMGEAEGDAEIVSEAEKALLALRDTAHRRQIETLLSGEADGNDAYLEIHSGAGGTESQDWASMLLRMYTRWAERRKFKVETMEFHAGEEAGIKSATLKITGHNAYGWLKTESGVHRLVRISPYDSQARRHTSFSSAWIYPVVDDTIDIQINEADLKVDTYRSSGAGGQHVNTTDSAIRITHVPSGIVVACQQERSQHKNRATAMNMLKARLYELELQKREEAANAAAASKTDIGWGHQIRSYVLQPYQMVKDLRTGVESSQPAVVLDGDLDPFMEASLAARLGGQAEA, encoded by the exons ATGCGCGCGGAAATCGAAAAGGTCATCGGCGAGATCGAGCAGGTGGTAAGCCTGCTAAGGAGGCATCTT GACTGGGATACTGCCCAGCCTCGCCTAGACGAACTCAACGCCAGATCCGAATCCCCCGACTTCTGGAACGACCCTGAGAAGGCTCGTGAGCTCATGCGCGAACGCGATGAGCTCGACGTGCAGATCAAGGCGGTCAAGGAGCTCGAGAGCGGCATCCGCGACAACAGCGAACTGATCGAGATGGGCGAAGCCGAAGGCGACGCCGAGATCGTGAGCGAGGCCGAAAAGGCCTTGCTGGCGCTGCGCGACACCGCCCATCGCCGCCAGATCGAGACGCTGCTGTCGGGCGAAGCCGACGGCAACGACGCCTATCTGGAAATCCACTCCGGGGCCGGCGGCACCGAGAGCCAGGATTGGGCCTCGATGCTGCTGCGCATGTACACCCGCTGGGCCGAGCGCCGGAAATTCAAGGTCGAGACCATGGAATTCCATGCCGGCGAAGAAGCGGGCATCAAGTCGGCTACGCTCAAGATCACCGGTCACAACGCCTATGGCTGGCTCAAGACTGAGAGTGGGGTTCACCGGCTCGTGCGCATCTCGCCCTACGATTCCCAGGCGCGACGCCACACGAGCTTTTCGAGCGCGTGGATCTATCCGGTGGTCGATGACACCATCGACATCCAGATCAACGAAGCCGATCTCAAGGTCGATACCTATCGCTCCTCGGGCGCCGGTGGCCAGCACGTCAACACGACGGACTCGGCCATCCGCATCACCCACGTTCCCTCGGGAATCGTGGTGGCCTGCCAGCAGGAACGCAGCCAGCACAAGAACCGTGCGACGGCCATGAACATGCTCAAGGCCCGGCTCTACGAACTTGAGTTGCAGAAGCGCGAGGAAGCGGCGAATGCCGCGGCGGCCAGCAAGACCGACATCGGTTGGGGCCACCAGATCCGCTCGTACGTCCTGCAGCCCTACCAGATGGTCAAGGACCTGCGGACGGGCGTGGAAAGCTCCCAGCCCGCCGTGGTGCTGGACGGCGATCTCGATCCGTTCATGGAAGCTTCGCTCGCGGCCCGCCTTGGCGGGCAGGCCGAGGCCTGA
- a CDS encoding M23 family metallopeptidase: MRDQAKAKRFGQTKADTGTSKPRPGIHPGLFYGLFAGLVATNALTLVGFLMSPDIAGIINGQNNQVISAYEDRVAQLRLEVDRLHSRNYAQTGDINLQLHEIAQQQEVLSEQHQYVKALAEKASELGLATAPIAATASPGTPPLLLGSADEQVAAAAAGVRQMMDESRSALASISQSATQSTDAILTELKGIGIQPQMPDTADAVGGPFLPPVEGAQSDDLVEDANTVMSALLRFKAARQAIDTAPVHKPFDGALRQSSSFGNRRDPFTGRAAFHSGIDFPAPSGTSVLSAGAGTVTFVGQQSGYGNVVEVDHGNGLVTRYAHLSAFLVKQGQMVATGTPIAKVGSTGRSTGPHLHFEVRRNETAVNPQQFLNVGTRLQQFAAV, translated from the coding sequence CCGGAATTCACCCGGGTCTTTTCTATGGATTGTTCGCCGGCCTCGTCGCCACGAACGCGCTGACCCTCGTCGGCTTCCTGATGAGCCCGGACATCGCCGGCATCATCAACGGCCAGAACAACCAGGTGATCTCGGCCTACGAGGATCGCGTCGCCCAGCTCCGGCTCGAGGTGGACCGCCTGCATTCGCGCAACTATGCCCAGACCGGCGACATCAACCTGCAGTTGCACGAGATCGCCCAGCAGCAGGAAGTGCTTTCCGAGCAGCACCAATACGTCAAGGCACTGGCCGAGAAGGCCTCCGAACTGGGCCTCGCCACTGCCCCGATTGCCGCCACCGCTTCGCCCGGAACGCCCCCGCTTCTGCTGGGAAGCGCCGACGAACAGGTCGCCGCGGCGGCCGCCGGCGTCAGGCAGATGATGGATGAATCGCGCTCGGCCCTCGCTTCCATCTCCCAGTCGGCGACCCAGTCCACCGACGCGATCCTGACCGAACTGAAGGGCATCGGCATCCAGCCGCAAATGCCCGACACCGCCGACGCGGTGGGCGGCCCCTTCCTGCCGCCGGTCGAAGGTGCCCAGTCCGACGATCTGGTCGAGGACGCCAATACCGTCATGTCCGCGCTCCTGCGCTTCAAGGCCGCCCGGCAGGCCATCGACACCGCCCCGGTGCACAAGCCCTTCGACGGCGCCTTGCGCCAGAGCTCGAGCTTCGGCAACCGGCGCGACCCCTTCACCGGCCGCGCCGCCTTTCACTCGGGCATCGACTTCCCGGCCCCCTCAGGTACGTCGGTGCTCAGCGCGGGCGCCGGCACCGTCACCTTCGTCGGCCAGCAATCGGGATATGGCAATGTGGTTGAGGTCGACCACGGCAACGGCCTCGTCACCCGCTACGCGCACCTCTCGGCCTTCCTGGTCAAGCAGGGCCAGATGGTGGCGACAGGCACGCCGATCGCCAAGGTCGGCTCGACCGGGCGCTCGACCGGCCCGCACCTCCATTTCGAGGTGCGCCGCAACGAGACGGCGGTCAATCCGCAGCAATTCCTGAATGTGGGAACCCGCCTGCAGCAATTCGCGGCGGTGTAG